In a single window of the Helicobacter felis ATCC 49179 genome:
- a CDS encoding chemotaxis protein codes for MIGDVDSTISLHLNNEAQFLCFTLSDDSKNDAELYGINIFKIREIIYYDGDVTETVGGNESMMLGFLTIRGESVPLIDINRWLHYEASNPDRDLSDVSVQSKENLVIVCEFSSCVVGLKIFAIKRIVHKSWGDISVGDKQGFGAGGKVSAITRFEQDRVIQILDVERMLIDTFPDLQELDQLKTQFVEAIKSDKLILIAEDSQVAMKNLERIVESLKLKYEAFPNGEALLKRLFEEGMLNHVGAVITDLEMPLVSGFEVLKRIKEDARTKHLPVIINSSMSSESNKQLADSLHADGFVIKSHPDEIRELLHAYLQA; via the coding sequence TTGATTGGCGATGTGGATTCTACTATTTCCTTGCACCTGAATAATGAGGCGCAGTTTTTATGTTTCACCCTTAGTGATGATAGCAAGAATGATGCCGAACTCTATGGGATCAATATTTTTAAAATCCGCGAGATCATTTATTATGATGGAGATGTAACCGAGACTGTGGGGGGCAATGAGAGCATGATGCTAGGATTTTTGACCATTCGAGGCGAATCCGTGCCCCTCATTGATATTAATCGTTGGTTGCATTACGAAGCTAGTAATCCTGATCGCGATTTGAGCGATGTGTCTGTGCAAAGCAAGGAAAATCTAGTCATCGTGTGCGAGTTTTCTAGCTGTGTGGTGGGACTGAAAATCTTTGCCATCAAGCGCATTGTGCATAAAAGTTGGGGGGATATTAGCGTGGGGGACAAACAGGGTTTTGGAGCGGGGGGCAAGGTGAGCGCGATCACGCGCTTTGAGCAGGATCGCGTGATTCAGATTTTAGATGTGGAACGCATGCTTATAGACACTTTCCCCGATTTGCAAGAACTCGATCAGCTCAAAACGCAATTTGTAGAAGCCATCAAAAGCGATAAGTTGATTTTGATTGCCGAGGATTCGCAAGTAGCTATGAAAAATTTAGAGCGGATTGTCGAAAGCCTTAAACTCAAATATGAGGCGTTTCCCAATGGCGAAGCGTTGCTCAAACGGCTTTTTGAAGAGGGTATGTTAAATCACGTGGGGGCGGTGATTACCGACTTAGAAATGCCCCTTGTTTCCGGCTTTGAGGTGCTCAAGCGCATCAAGGAAGACGCACGCACTAAGCACCTGCCCGTGATTATCAACTCTTCTATGAGCAGTGAATCCAATAAACAACTCGCCGATTCTCTGCATGCTGATGGGTTTGTGATCAAATCCCATCCGGATGAAATCCGCGAACTCTTACACGCGTATTTGCAAGCTTAA
- the aspS gene encoding aspartate--tRNA ligase, which yields MLRTHLCAQVGEALLGQRVELCGWCHNYRDHGGVIFIDLRDKSGLVQLVCDPQSPAYQEANLVRHEFVLIAHGIVRLRGEGLENPKLKTGKIEVVLESLRIENKSLTPPITIGDSSVNEDLRLQYRFLDLRSPKSYEIFKMRSRVAKAVRDCLDNLDFLEIETPMLAKTTPEGARDFLIPSRVHDGAFFALPQSPQLFKQLLMVAGMDRYYQIVKCFRDEDLRADRQPEFTQVDVEMSFCTQEDVLEVAQTLLQTVFKSVGVEVSTPFKRMDYMEAMEKYGSDKPDLRFELPLVEVGDLFVDSSNEIFRSIASDSKKNRFKALCVPGGDSFCSRKYLSEAESFVRSFGAQGLAYLQIKPEGAKGPLVKFLSPERLEELLARTQAQVGDILFFGAGAKKVVWDYMGRLRLKLGQDLGLIDENVFNLLWVVDFPMFESAEGKLSAAHHPFTMPKDLENTDLEEMRSIAYDIVLNGVELGGGSVRIHKEETQAKVFELLGISPQEAQEKFGFFLEALKYGAPPHAGFALGLDRLVMLLAKVPSIRDVIAFPKTQKATCLLSQAPSEASEEQLRELHIRLRNPKRTHS from the coding sequence ATGTTAAGGACACATTTGTGTGCCCAAGTGGGCGAAGCGTTGCTAGGGCAGCGCGTAGAGTTATGCGGGTGGTGTCATAATTACCGCGACCATGGGGGGGTAATTTTTATCGATCTGCGCGATAAAAGCGGGTTGGTGCAGTTGGTCTGCGACCCGCAATCTCCAGCTTACCAAGAGGCTAATCTCGTGCGCCATGAGTTCGTGTTGATCGCACATGGAATCGTGCGCTTGAGAGGGGAGGGCTTGGAAAACCCCAAACTTAAAACCGGAAAAATTGAGGTCGTGCTAGAGAGTTTGCGCATTGAAAATAAGAGTTTGACTCCCCCCATTACTATAGGCGACTCGAGTGTGAATGAGGATTTACGCCTGCAATACCGCTTTTTGGACCTGCGTTCCCCTAAGAGTTATGAAATCTTTAAGATGCGTAGCCGTGTGGCTAAAGCCGTGCGCGATTGTTTGGATAACCTAGACTTTTTAGAAATCGAAACCCCTATGCTGGCTAAAACCACCCCAGAGGGCGCGCGCGACTTTTTAATCCCTAGCCGTGTGCATGATGGTGCGTTTTTTGCCCTGCCCCAAAGCCCTCAACTCTTCAAGCAACTTTTAATGGTCGCGGGGATGGATCGCTACTATCAAATCGTAAAATGTTTTAGAGATGAGGATTTGCGCGCGGACCGCCAGCCTGAATTTACTCAAGTGGATGTAGAGATGAGTTTTTGCACCCAAGAGGATGTGCTAGAAGTCGCTCAAACTCTGCTACAAACCGTCTTTAAGAGTGTGGGCGTGGAAGTATCCACTCCTTTTAAGCGCATGGATTATATGGAGGCGATGGAAAAATACGGGAGCGACAAGCCCGATTTGCGTTTTGAGTTACCCCTTGTGGAAGTGGGCGATCTGTTTGTGGATAGCAGTAACGAGATTTTTAGGAGCATTGCTAGCGATTCTAAGAAAAATCGCTTTAAAGCTTTGTGCGTGCCCGGGGGGGATAGCTTTTGTAGCCGTAAGTATTTGAGCGAGGCGGAAAGCTTCGTGCGCAGCTTTGGCGCGCAAGGTTTGGCTTATTTGCAGATCAAGCCTGAGGGAGCTAAGGGTCCCTTGGTGAAATTCTTAAGCCCTGAGCGTTTAGAAGAGCTCTTGGCGCGCACACAGGCGCAGGTAGGGGATATTCTCTTTTTTGGCGCGGGGGCTAAAAAAGTCGTGTGGGATTACATGGGGCGTTTGCGCCTGAAATTGGGGCAGGATTTGGGATTGATAGATGAAAATGTCTTTAATCTCTTGTGGGTGGTGGATTTCCCCATGTTTGAAAGTGCGGAGGGGAAACTCAGCGCAGCACACCACCCTTTCACCATGCCCAAAGACCTAGAGAACACGGATTTAGAAGAAATGCGCTCGATCGCCTATGACATCGTGCTCAATGGGGTAGAGTTGGGCGGGGGAAGTGTGCGCATCCACAAAGAAGAGACTCAGGCTAAAGTTTTTGAACTACTAGGCATTAGCCCCCAAGAAGCCCAAGAAAAATTTGGCTTTTTCTTAGAGGCTTTGAAATACGGCGCACCTCCCCATGCGGGTTTTGCTCTAGGACTCGATCGCTTGGTGATGTTGCTTGCCAAAGTGCCCAGTATCCGCGATGTGATCGCCTTCCCCAAAACCCAAAAAGCCACTTGCCTGCTCAGCCAAGCCCCTAGCGAGGCTTCTGAGGAGCAATTAAGAGAATTGCATATCCGCTTAAGAAACCCAAAAAGGACACATTCATGA